In Desulfuromonadales bacterium, the following are encoded in one genomic region:
- the ispH gene encoding 4-hydroxy-3-methylbut-2-enyl diphosphate reductase, producing MKIILAESAGFCFGVKRATSMAFDAAEHYHQICSLGPIIHSPQLVKKLEEKGVRVIGNVEEIPEGAVIIRSHGVTSAELDDILARELNIVDATCPFVKKAQDHAALLSREGYVVILVGEAEHPEVQGIVSYARDGEVFVVADRHQAEELPRKSRIGVVAQTTQSFENLRQVVEVCLEKSKELRVFNTICSATTVRQNEARNIARQVDMMLVIGGFNSANTNRLAQICLEIQPRTHHVETAEQIEPAWFVEVSTVGITAGASTPRWIIDEVMERVGLLGK from the coding sequence ATGAAAATCATTCTTGCCGAAAGTGCCGGCTTTTGCTTCGGCGTCAAACGCGCGACCAGCATGGCCTTCGACGCCGCTGAGCATTATCACCAGATCTGTTCCCTCGGACCGATCATCCACTCCCCGCAACTGGTCAAGAAGCTCGAGGAAAAGGGGGTCAGGGTGATCGGGAACGTTGAGGAAATCCCGGAGGGAGCGGTCATTATCCGCTCGCATGGGGTAACCTCTGCCGAACTCGACGACATTCTCGCACGTGAATTGAATATCGTCGATGCGACCTGTCCTTTTGTCAAGAAGGCCCAGGACCATGCGGCGCTGTTGAGCCGTGAAGGGTATGTCGTCATCCTGGTCGGCGAGGCGGAACACCCGGAGGTGCAAGGGATTGTCTCCTATGCCCGTGACGGCGAAGTGTTTGTGGTGGCCGACCGGCACCAGGCCGAAGAACTGCCGCGCAAAAGCCGCATCGGCGTGGTCGCCCAGACCACCCAGTCTTTCGAGAATCTGCGCCAGGTCGTCGAGGTCTGCCTGGAAAAAAGCAAGGAACTGCGGGTCTTCAATACCATCTGCAGTGCCACCACCGTGCGCCAGAACGAGGCGCGGAACATTGCCCGGCAAGTCGACATGATGCTGGTGATCGGCGGTTTCAACAGCGCCAATACGAACCGGCTAGCCCAGATCTGCCTTGAAATCCAGCCGCGGACACATCATGTGGAAACGGCCGAGCAGATCGAGCCGGCGTGGTTTGTCGAAGTTTCGACGGTCGGCATTACCGCTGGTGCTTCCACTCCTCGCTGGATCATCGACGAGGTCATGGAGCGGGTCGGCCTGCTGGGAAAATAA
- the cmk gene encoding (d)CMP kinase yields MRHEAQRELIIAIDGPSGAGKSTLSKLLAARLGYVNIDTGAMYRSVAIAARRLGIDPADSEALTRLCADLHIEFIRNNGEERVFLDGEDVSAAIRTPEVSLLTSKVAACPAVREAMVRLQREMGARGGVVLEGRDIGSVVFPQAEVKFFLVATARERGRRRYEELRAKGLDVDLDQTIAEVEARDAADSAREHAPLLQAPDALPIDSTAMSIDEVLVEMLRIIEERRQTRG; encoded by the coding sequence GTGAGGCATGAGGCGCAGCGCGAGCTGATCATCGCCATCGACGGTCCTTCCGGGGCCGGCAAGAGTACCTTGAGCAAACTCCTGGCCGCCAGGCTGGGTTATGTCAATATCGACACCGGCGCCATGTACCGCAGTGTGGCTATCGCTGCCCGCCGCCTCGGGATCGACCCAGCCGACAGCGAGGCATTGACTCGGCTGTGCGCTGATCTGCACATCGAATTCATCCGCAATAACGGGGAGGAACGGGTGTTTCTCGACGGCGAGGACGTTTCCGCCGCAATCCGTACTCCGGAGGTCAGTCTGCTAACCTCGAAGGTGGCTGCTTGCCCGGCAGTGCGAGAGGCGATGGTTCGGTTGCAGCGAGAGATGGGTGCCCGCGGCGGCGTGGTGCTCGAAGGTCGAGACATCGGCAGTGTGGTCTTCCCGCAGGCCGAGGTGAAGTTCTTTCTGGTGGCAACCGCCCGCGAGCGTGGCCGGCGCCGCTACGAAGAACTCAGGGCCAAGGGGCTCGACGTTGATCTCGATCAGACCATTGCAGAAGTCGAGGCCCGTGATGCCGCCGACAGTGCCCGGGAGCATGCCCCCCTCCTGCAGGCGCCCGACGCCTTACCGATCGATTCTACGGCCATGAGCATCGACGAGGTTCTGGTTGAGATGCTGCGAATCATAGAAGAGAGGCGCCAGACCAGAGGCTGA